One segment of Eschrichtius robustus isolate mEscRob2 chromosome 3, mEscRob2.pri, whole genome shotgun sequence DNA contains the following:
- the LOC137761887 gene encoding chloride channel protein ClC-Ka isoform X3 codes for MEELVGLREGSSGNPVTLQELWGPCPRIRRGIRGGLEWLKQKLFRMGEDWYFLMTLGVLMALISYTMSFTVGRVVRAHKWLYREIGDSHLLRYLSWTVYPVALVSFSSGFSQSITPFSGGSGIPELKTILSGVVLEDYLDIKNFGAKVVGLTCTLATGSTIFLGKVGPFVHLSVMIAAYLGRMRTKAIGESENKRKQNEMLVAAAAVGVATVFAAPFSGVLFSIEVMSSHFSVWDYWRGFFAATCGAFMFRLLAVFNSEQETITSLYKTSFRVDVPFDLPEIFFFVALGAICGILSCAYLFCQRTFLGFVKTNRVLSKLLATSKPLYSALAALVLASITYPPGVGRFMASRLSMREHLDSLFDNNSWALMTRNSSPPWPSEPDPQNLWFEWYHPRFTIFGTLAFFLVMKFWMIILATTIPMPSGYFMPIFIFGAAIGRLIGEALSVAFPEGIVAGGVTNPIMPGGYALAALLAFELTGQIVHALPVLMAVLAANAIAQSFQPSFYDGTIIVKKLPYLPWIRCRKISSHHVIVEHFMNRTITTLAKDTPQEEVVKVVTATDTAEYPLVESTESQILVGTVQRAHLVQALQAEPSSWVPGHQQCLQDILAGGCPVEPVTLKLSPETSLHQAHNLFELLKLQSLFVTSHGRAVGFVSWVELKKAISNLTNPPAPK; via the exons ATGGAGGAGCTGGTAGGGCTTCGTGAGGGCTCCTCGGGGAATCCTGTGACACTTCAGGAGCTATGGGGCCCGTGTCCCCGCATCCGCCGAGGCATCCGAG GTGGCCTCGAGTGGTTGAAGCAGAAGCTGTTCCGCATGGGTGAGGACTGGTACTTCCTGATGACCCTTGGGGTGCTCATGGCCCTGATCAGCTACACCATGAGCTTCACTGTCGGGCGTGTGGTCCGAG CACACAAGTGGCTGTACCGGGAGATTGGGGACAGCCACCTACTCCGGTATCTCTCCTGGACTGTGTACCCTGTGGCCCTGGTCTCCTTCTCCTCAGGCTTTTCCCAGAGCATCACGCCCTTCTCGGGAG GTTCTGGAATTCCGGAGCTGAAGACCATTCTGTCGGGCGTGGTCTTGGAGGACTACCTGGATATCAAGAACTTCGGGGCCAAGGTGGTGGGCCTCACCTGCACCCTGGCCACGGGCAGCACCATCTTCCTGGGCAAAGTG GGCCCCTTCGTGCACCTGTCTGTGATGATCGCTGCCTACCTGGGCCGCATGCGCACCAAGGCCATTGGGGAGTCTGAG AACAAGAGAAAGCAGAACGAAATGCTGGTGGCGGCAGCGGCGGTGGGCGTGGCCACAGTGTTCGCAGCGCCCTTCAGCG GCGTCCTGTTCAGCATCGAGGTCATGTCCTCCCACTTCTCGGTCTGGGATTACTGGAGGGGCTTCTTCGCTGCCACCTGTGGGGCCTTCATGTTCCGCCTCCTGGCTGTCTTCAACAGCGAGCAGG agACCATCACCTCCCTCTACAAGACCAGTTTCCGGGTAGATGTCCCCTTTGACCTGCCAGAGATCTTCTTTTTTGTGGCGCTGGG gGCCATCTGTGGCATCCTGAGCTGTGCTTACCTCTTCTGTCAGCGAACGTTCCTCGGCTTTGTCAAGACCAATCGGGTCCTCTCCAAACTGCTGGCCACCAG CAAGCCTCTGTATTCGGCTCTGGCGGCCTTGGTTCTCGCCTCCATCACCTATCCCCCTGGCGTGGGCCGCTTCATGGCTTCTCGG CTGTCCATGAGGGAGCATCTGGACTCGCTGTTCGACAATAACTCGTGGGCGCTGATGACCCGGAACTCGTCCCCACCCTGGCCCTCGGAGCCCGACCCACAGAACCTATGGTTCGAATGGTACCACCCGCGGTTCACCATCTTTGGGACCCTCGCCTTCTTCCTGGTTATGAAG TTCTGGATGATAATTCTGGCCACCACAATCCCCATGCCCTCTGGGTACTTCATGCCCATATTTATCTTCG GAGCTGCCATCGGGCGCCTCATAGGGGAGGCCCTCTCTGTTGCCTTCCCAGAGGGCATCGTGGCTGGAGGGGTCACCAACCCCATCATGCCTGGGGGGTATGCCCTGGCAG CATTGCTGGCCTTCGAGCTGACTGGCCAGATCGTGCACGCACTACCTGTGCTGATGGCGGTGCTGGCGGCCAACGCCATCGCCCAGAGTTTCCAGCCCTCCTTCTATGACGGCACCATCATTGTCAAGAAACTGCCATACCTTCCGTGGATCCGGTGCCGAAAAATTAG CTCTCACCATGTAATTGTGGAGCACTTCATGAATCGTACCATCACCACGCTGGCCAAGGACACACCGCAGGAGGAGGTGGTCAAGGTCGTGACCGCCACAGACACTGCCGAGTACCCCCTGGTGGAGAGCACAG AGTCTCAGATACTGGTGGGCACCGTGCAAAGGGCACACCTGGTGCAGGCCCTCCAGGCTGAGCCATCCTCCTGGGTTCCAGGACACCAG caGTGTCTGCAGGACATCTTGGCTGGGGGCTGCCCCGTGGAGCCAGTGACCCTGAAGCTGTCCCCGGAGACCTCCCTGCACCAG GCACACAACCTCTTCGAGCTGTTGAAACTTCAGTCCCTCTTCGTGACGTCTCATGGCAGAGCTGTGGGCTTCGTGTCTTGGGTGGAG TTGAAGAAAGCAATTTCCAACCTGACAAACCCTCCGGCCCCAAAGTGA
- the LOC137761887 gene encoding chloride channel protein ClC-Ka isoform X2, producing the protein MEELVGLREGSSGNPVTLQELWGPCPRIRRGIRGGLEWLKQKLFRMGEDWYFLMTLGVLMALISYTMSFTVGRVVRAHKWLYREIGDSHLLRYLSWTVYPVALVSFSSGFSQSITPFSGGSGIPELKTILSGVVLEDYLDIKNFGAKVVGLTCTLATGSTIFLGKVGPFVHLSVMIAAYLGRMRTKAIGESENKRKQNEMLVAAAAVGVATVFAAPFSGVLFSIEVMSSHFSVWDYWRGFFAATCGAFMFRLLAVFNSEQETITSLYKTSFRVDVPFDLPEIFFFVALGAICGILSCAYLFCQRTFLGFVKTNRVLSKLLATSKPLYSALAALVLASITYPPGVGRFMASRLSMREHLDSLFDNNSWALMTRNSSPPWPSEPDPQNLWFEWYHPRFTIFGTLAFFLVMKFWMIILATTIPMPSGYFMPIFIFGAAIGRLIGEALSVAFPEGIVAGGVTNPIMPGGYALAGAAAFSGAVTHTISTALLAFELTGQIVHALPVLMAVLAANAIAQSFQPSFYDGTIIVKKLPYLPWIRCRKISSHHVIVEHFMNRTITTLAKDTPQEEVVKVVTATDTAEYPLVESTESQILVGTVQRAHLVQALQAEPSSWVPGHQCLQDILAGGCPVEPVTLKLSPETSLHQAHNLFELLKLQSLFVTSHGRAVGFVSWVELKKAISNLTNPPAPK; encoded by the exons ATGGAGGAGCTGGTAGGGCTTCGTGAGGGCTCCTCGGGGAATCCTGTGACACTTCAGGAGCTATGGGGCCCGTGTCCCCGCATCCGCCGAGGCATCCGAG GTGGCCTCGAGTGGTTGAAGCAGAAGCTGTTCCGCATGGGTGAGGACTGGTACTTCCTGATGACCCTTGGGGTGCTCATGGCCCTGATCAGCTACACCATGAGCTTCACTGTCGGGCGTGTGGTCCGAG CACACAAGTGGCTGTACCGGGAGATTGGGGACAGCCACCTACTCCGGTATCTCTCCTGGACTGTGTACCCTGTGGCCCTGGTCTCCTTCTCCTCAGGCTTTTCCCAGAGCATCACGCCCTTCTCGGGAG GTTCTGGAATTCCGGAGCTGAAGACCATTCTGTCGGGCGTGGTCTTGGAGGACTACCTGGATATCAAGAACTTCGGGGCCAAGGTGGTGGGCCTCACCTGCACCCTGGCCACGGGCAGCACCATCTTCCTGGGCAAAGTG GGCCCCTTCGTGCACCTGTCTGTGATGATCGCTGCCTACCTGGGCCGCATGCGCACCAAGGCCATTGGGGAGTCTGAG AACAAGAGAAAGCAGAACGAAATGCTGGTGGCGGCAGCGGCGGTGGGCGTGGCCACAGTGTTCGCAGCGCCCTTCAGCG GCGTCCTGTTCAGCATCGAGGTCATGTCCTCCCACTTCTCGGTCTGGGATTACTGGAGGGGCTTCTTCGCTGCCACCTGTGGGGCCTTCATGTTCCGCCTCCTGGCTGTCTTCAACAGCGAGCAGG agACCATCACCTCCCTCTACAAGACCAGTTTCCGGGTAGATGTCCCCTTTGACCTGCCAGAGATCTTCTTTTTTGTGGCGCTGGG gGCCATCTGTGGCATCCTGAGCTGTGCTTACCTCTTCTGTCAGCGAACGTTCCTCGGCTTTGTCAAGACCAATCGGGTCCTCTCCAAACTGCTGGCCACCAG CAAGCCTCTGTATTCGGCTCTGGCGGCCTTGGTTCTCGCCTCCATCACCTATCCCCCTGGCGTGGGCCGCTTCATGGCTTCTCGG CTGTCCATGAGGGAGCATCTGGACTCGCTGTTCGACAATAACTCGTGGGCGCTGATGACCCGGAACTCGTCCCCACCCTGGCCCTCGGAGCCCGACCCACAGAACCTATGGTTCGAATGGTACCACCCGCGGTTCACCATCTTTGGGACCCTCGCCTTCTTCCTGGTTATGAAG TTCTGGATGATAATTCTGGCCACCACAATCCCCATGCCCTCTGGGTACTTCATGCCCATATTTATCTTCG GAGCTGCCATCGGGCGCCTCATAGGGGAGGCCCTCTCTGTTGCCTTCCCAGAGGGCATCGTGGCTGGAGGGGTCACCAACCCCATCATGCCTGGGGGGTATGCCCTGGCAG GGGCTGCGGCTTTCTCAGGGGCTGTGACCCACACCATCTCCACAGCATTGCTGGCCTTCGAGCTGACTGGCCAGATCGTGCACGCACTACCTGTGCTGATGGCGGTGCTGGCGGCCAACGCCATCGCCCAGAGTTTCCAGCCCTCCTTCTATGACGGCACCATCATTGTCAAGAAACTGCCATACCTTCCGTGGATCCGGTGCCGAAAAATTAG CTCTCACCATGTAATTGTGGAGCACTTCATGAATCGTACCATCACCACGCTGGCCAAGGACACACCGCAGGAGGAGGTGGTCAAGGTCGTGACCGCCACAGACACTGCCGAGTACCCCCTGGTGGAGAGCACAG AGTCTCAGATACTGGTGGGCACCGTGCAAAGGGCACACCTGGTGCAGGCCCTCCAGGCTGAGCCATCCTCCTGGGTTCCAGGACACCAG TGTCTGCAGGACATCTTGGCTGGGGGCTGCCCCGTGGAGCCAGTGACCCTGAAGCTGTCCCCGGAGACCTCCCTGCACCAG GCACACAACCTCTTCGAGCTGTTGAAACTTCAGTCCCTCTTCGTGACGTCTCATGGCAGAGCTGTGGGCTTCGTGTCTTGGGTGGAG TTGAAGAAAGCAATTTCCAACCTGACAAACCCTCCGGCCCCAAAGTGA
- the LOC137761887 gene encoding chloride channel protein ClC-Ka isoform X6 yields the protein MEELVGLREGSSGNPVTLQELWGPCPRIRRGIRAHKWLYREIGDSHLLRYLSWTVYPVALVSFSSGFSQSITPFSGGSGIPELKTILSGVVLEDYLDIKNFGAKVVGLTCTLATGSTIFLGKVGPFVHLSVMIAAYLGRMRTKAIGESENKRKQNEMLVAAAAVGVATVFAAPFSGVLFSIEVMSSHFSVWDYWRGFFAATCGAFMFRLLAVFNSEQETITSLYKTSFRVDVPFDLPEIFFFVALGAICGILSCAYLFCQRTFLGFVKTNRVLSKLLATSKPLYSALAALVLASITYPPGVGRFMASRLSMREHLDSLFDNNSWALMTRNSSPPWPSEPDPQNLWFEWYHPRFTIFGTLAFFLVMKFWMIILATTIPMPSGYFMPIFIFGAAIGRLIGEALSVAFPEGIVAGGVTNPIMPGGYALAGAAAFSGAVTHTISTALLAFELTGQIVHALPVLMAVLAANAIAQSFQPSFYDGTIIVKKLPYLPWIRCRKISSHHVIVEHFMNRTITTLAKDTPQEEVVKVVTATDTAEYPLVESTESQILVGTVQRAHLVQALQAEPSSWVPGHQQCLQDILAGGCPVEPVTLKLSPETSLHQAHNLFELLKLQSLFVTSHGRAVGFVSWVELKKAISNLTNPPAPK from the exons ATGGAGGAGCTGGTAGGGCTTCGTGAGGGCTCCTCGGGGAATCCTGTGACACTTCAGGAGCTATGGGGCCCGTGTCCCCGCATCCGCCGAGGCATCCGAG CACACAAGTGGCTGTACCGGGAGATTGGGGACAGCCACCTACTCCGGTATCTCTCCTGGACTGTGTACCCTGTGGCCCTGGTCTCCTTCTCCTCAGGCTTTTCCCAGAGCATCACGCCCTTCTCGGGAG GTTCTGGAATTCCGGAGCTGAAGACCATTCTGTCGGGCGTGGTCTTGGAGGACTACCTGGATATCAAGAACTTCGGGGCCAAGGTGGTGGGCCTCACCTGCACCCTGGCCACGGGCAGCACCATCTTCCTGGGCAAAGTG GGCCCCTTCGTGCACCTGTCTGTGATGATCGCTGCCTACCTGGGCCGCATGCGCACCAAGGCCATTGGGGAGTCTGAG AACAAGAGAAAGCAGAACGAAATGCTGGTGGCGGCAGCGGCGGTGGGCGTGGCCACAGTGTTCGCAGCGCCCTTCAGCG GCGTCCTGTTCAGCATCGAGGTCATGTCCTCCCACTTCTCGGTCTGGGATTACTGGAGGGGCTTCTTCGCTGCCACCTGTGGGGCCTTCATGTTCCGCCTCCTGGCTGTCTTCAACAGCGAGCAGG agACCATCACCTCCCTCTACAAGACCAGTTTCCGGGTAGATGTCCCCTTTGACCTGCCAGAGATCTTCTTTTTTGTGGCGCTGGG gGCCATCTGTGGCATCCTGAGCTGTGCTTACCTCTTCTGTCAGCGAACGTTCCTCGGCTTTGTCAAGACCAATCGGGTCCTCTCCAAACTGCTGGCCACCAG CAAGCCTCTGTATTCGGCTCTGGCGGCCTTGGTTCTCGCCTCCATCACCTATCCCCCTGGCGTGGGCCGCTTCATGGCTTCTCGG CTGTCCATGAGGGAGCATCTGGACTCGCTGTTCGACAATAACTCGTGGGCGCTGATGACCCGGAACTCGTCCCCACCCTGGCCCTCGGAGCCCGACCCACAGAACCTATGGTTCGAATGGTACCACCCGCGGTTCACCATCTTTGGGACCCTCGCCTTCTTCCTGGTTATGAAG TTCTGGATGATAATTCTGGCCACCACAATCCCCATGCCCTCTGGGTACTTCATGCCCATATTTATCTTCG GAGCTGCCATCGGGCGCCTCATAGGGGAGGCCCTCTCTGTTGCCTTCCCAGAGGGCATCGTGGCTGGAGGGGTCACCAACCCCATCATGCCTGGGGGGTATGCCCTGGCAG GGGCTGCGGCTTTCTCAGGGGCTGTGACCCACACCATCTCCACAGCATTGCTGGCCTTCGAGCTGACTGGCCAGATCGTGCACGCACTACCTGTGCTGATGGCGGTGCTGGCGGCCAACGCCATCGCCCAGAGTTTCCAGCCCTCCTTCTATGACGGCACCATCATTGTCAAGAAACTGCCATACCTTCCGTGGATCCGGTGCCGAAAAATTAG CTCTCACCATGTAATTGTGGAGCACTTCATGAATCGTACCATCACCACGCTGGCCAAGGACACACCGCAGGAGGAGGTGGTCAAGGTCGTGACCGCCACAGACACTGCCGAGTACCCCCTGGTGGAGAGCACAG AGTCTCAGATACTGGTGGGCACCGTGCAAAGGGCACACCTGGTGCAGGCCCTCCAGGCTGAGCCATCCTCCTGGGTTCCAGGACACCAG caGTGTCTGCAGGACATCTTGGCTGGGGGCTGCCCCGTGGAGCCAGTGACCCTGAAGCTGTCCCCGGAGACCTCCCTGCACCAG GCACACAACCTCTTCGAGCTGTTGAAACTTCAGTCCCTCTTCGTGACGTCTCATGGCAGAGCTGTGGGCTTCGTGTCTTGGGTGGAG TTGAAGAAAGCAATTTCCAACCTGACAAACCCTCCGGCCCCAAAGTGA
- the LOC137761887 gene encoding chloride channel protein ClC-Ka isoform X4 produces the protein MEELVGLREGSSGNPVTLQELWGPCPRIRRGIRGGLEWLKQKLFRMGEDWYFLMTLGVLMALISYTMSFTVGRVVRAHKWLYREIGDSHLLRYLSWTVYPVALVSFSSGFSQSITPFSGGSGIPELKTILSGVVLEDYLDIKNFGAKVVGLTCTLATGSTIFLGKVGPFVHLSVMIAAYLGRMRTKAIGESENKRKQNEMLVAAAAVGVATVFAAPFSGVLFSIEVMSSHFSVWDYWRGFFAATCGAFMFRLLAVFNSEQETITSLYKTSFRVDVPFDLPEIFFFVALGAICGILSCAYLFCQRTFLGFVKTNRVLSKLLATRTPSCPPLQLSMREHLDSLFDNNSWALMTRNSSPPWPSEPDPQNLWFEWYHPRFTIFGTLAFFLVMKFWMIILATTIPMPSGYFMPIFIFGAAIGRLIGEALSVAFPEGIVAGGVTNPIMPGGYALAGAAAFSGAVTHTISTALLAFELTGQIVHALPVLMAVLAANAIAQSFQPSFYDGTIIVKKLPYLPWIRCRKISSHHVIVEHFMNRTITTLAKDTPQEEVVKVVTATDTAEYPLVESTESQILVGTVQRAHLVQALQAEPSSWVPGHQQCLQDILAGGCPVEPVTLKLSPETSLHQAHNLFELLKLQSLFVTSHGRAVGFVSWVELKKAISNLTNPPAPK, from the exons ATGGAGGAGCTGGTAGGGCTTCGTGAGGGCTCCTCGGGGAATCCTGTGACACTTCAGGAGCTATGGGGCCCGTGTCCCCGCATCCGCCGAGGCATCCGAG GTGGCCTCGAGTGGTTGAAGCAGAAGCTGTTCCGCATGGGTGAGGACTGGTACTTCCTGATGACCCTTGGGGTGCTCATGGCCCTGATCAGCTACACCATGAGCTTCACTGTCGGGCGTGTGGTCCGAG CACACAAGTGGCTGTACCGGGAGATTGGGGACAGCCACCTACTCCGGTATCTCTCCTGGACTGTGTACCCTGTGGCCCTGGTCTCCTTCTCCTCAGGCTTTTCCCAGAGCATCACGCCCTTCTCGGGAG GTTCTGGAATTCCGGAGCTGAAGACCATTCTGTCGGGCGTGGTCTTGGAGGACTACCTGGATATCAAGAACTTCGGGGCCAAGGTGGTGGGCCTCACCTGCACCCTGGCCACGGGCAGCACCATCTTCCTGGGCAAAGTG GGCCCCTTCGTGCACCTGTCTGTGATGATCGCTGCCTACCTGGGCCGCATGCGCACCAAGGCCATTGGGGAGTCTGAG AACAAGAGAAAGCAGAACGAAATGCTGGTGGCGGCAGCGGCGGTGGGCGTGGCCACAGTGTTCGCAGCGCCCTTCAGCG GCGTCCTGTTCAGCATCGAGGTCATGTCCTCCCACTTCTCGGTCTGGGATTACTGGAGGGGCTTCTTCGCTGCCACCTGTGGGGCCTTCATGTTCCGCCTCCTGGCTGTCTTCAACAGCGAGCAGG agACCATCACCTCCCTCTACAAGACCAGTTTCCGGGTAGATGTCCCCTTTGACCTGCCAGAGATCTTCTTTTTTGTGGCGCTGGG gGCCATCTGTGGCATCCTGAGCTGTGCTTACCTCTTCTGTCAGCGAACGTTCCTCGGCTTTGTCAAGACCAATCGGGTCCTCTCCAAACTGCTGGCCACCAG AACTCCGAGCTGCCCCCCTCTCCAGCTGTCCATGAGGGAGCATCTGGACTCGCTGTTCGACAATAACTCGTGGGCGCTGATGACCCGGAACTCGTCCCCACCCTGGCCCTCGGAGCCCGACCCACAGAACCTATGGTTCGAATGGTACCACCCGCGGTTCACCATCTTTGGGACCCTCGCCTTCTTCCTGGTTATGAAG TTCTGGATGATAATTCTGGCCACCACAATCCCCATGCCCTCTGGGTACTTCATGCCCATATTTATCTTCG GAGCTGCCATCGGGCGCCTCATAGGGGAGGCCCTCTCTGTTGCCTTCCCAGAGGGCATCGTGGCTGGAGGGGTCACCAACCCCATCATGCCTGGGGGGTATGCCCTGGCAG GGGCTGCGGCTTTCTCAGGGGCTGTGACCCACACCATCTCCACAGCATTGCTGGCCTTCGAGCTGACTGGCCAGATCGTGCACGCACTACCTGTGCTGATGGCGGTGCTGGCGGCCAACGCCATCGCCCAGAGTTTCCAGCCCTCCTTCTATGACGGCACCATCATTGTCAAGAAACTGCCATACCTTCCGTGGATCCGGTGCCGAAAAATTAG CTCTCACCATGTAATTGTGGAGCACTTCATGAATCGTACCATCACCACGCTGGCCAAGGACACACCGCAGGAGGAGGTGGTCAAGGTCGTGACCGCCACAGACACTGCCGAGTACCCCCTGGTGGAGAGCACAG AGTCTCAGATACTGGTGGGCACCGTGCAAAGGGCACACCTGGTGCAGGCCCTCCAGGCTGAGCCATCCTCCTGGGTTCCAGGACACCAG caGTGTCTGCAGGACATCTTGGCTGGGGGCTGCCCCGTGGAGCCAGTGACCCTGAAGCTGTCCCCGGAGACCTCCCTGCACCAG GCACACAACCTCTTCGAGCTGTTGAAACTTCAGTCCCTCTTCGTGACGTCTCATGGCAGAGCTGTGGGCTTCGTGTCTTGGGTGGAG TTGAAGAAAGCAATTTCCAACCTGACAAACCCTCCGGCCCCAAAGTGA
- the LOC137761887 gene encoding chloride channel protein ClC-Ka isoform X1, with product MEELVGLREGSSGNPVTLQELWGPCPRIRRGIRGGLEWLKQKLFRMGEDWYFLMTLGVLMALISYTMSFTVGRVVRAHKWLYREIGDSHLLRYLSWTVYPVALVSFSSGFSQSITPFSGGSGIPELKTILSGVVLEDYLDIKNFGAKVVGLTCTLATGSTIFLGKVGPFVHLSVMIAAYLGRMRTKAIGESENKRKQNEMLVAAAAVGVATVFAAPFSGVLFSIEVMSSHFSVWDYWRGFFAATCGAFMFRLLAVFNSEQETITSLYKTSFRVDVPFDLPEIFFFVALGAICGILSCAYLFCQRTFLGFVKTNRVLSKLLATSKPLYSALAALVLASITYPPGVGRFMASRLSMREHLDSLFDNNSWALMTRNSSPPWPSEPDPQNLWFEWYHPRFTIFGTLAFFLVMKFWMIILATTIPMPSGYFMPIFIFGAAIGRLIGEALSVAFPEGIVAGGVTNPIMPGGYALAGAAAFSGAVTHTISTALLAFELTGQIVHALPVLMAVLAANAIAQSFQPSFYDGTIIVKKLPYLPWIRCRKISSHHVIVEHFMNRTITTLAKDTPQEEVVKVVTATDTAEYPLVESTESQILVGTVQRAHLVQALQAEPSSWVPGHQQCLQDILAGGCPVEPVTLKLSPETSLHQAHNLFELLKLQSLFVTSHGRAVGFVSWVELKKAISNLTNPPAPK from the exons ATGGAGGAGCTGGTAGGGCTTCGTGAGGGCTCCTCGGGGAATCCTGTGACACTTCAGGAGCTATGGGGCCCGTGTCCCCGCATCCGCCGAGGCATCCGAG GTGGCCTCGAGTGGTTGAAGCAGAAGCTGTTCCGCATGGGTGAGGACTGGTACTTCCTGATGACCCTTGGGGTGCTCATGGCCCTGATCAGCTACACCATGAGCTTCACTGTCGGGCGTGTGGTCCGAG CACACAAGTGGCTGTACCGGGAGATTGGGGACAGCCACCTACTCCGGTATCTCTCCTGGACTGTGTACCCTGTGGCCCTGGTCTCCTTCTCCTCAGGCTTTTCCCAGAGCATCACGCCCTTCTCGGGAG GTTCTGGAATTCCGGAGCTGAAGACCATTCTGTCGGGCGTGGTCTTGGAGGACTACCTGGATATCAAGAACTTCGGGGCCAAGGTGGTGGGCCTCACCTGCACCCTGGCCACGGGCAGCACCATCTTCCTGGGCAAAGTG GGCCCCTTCGTGCACCTGTCTGTGATGATCGCTGCCTACCTGGGCCGCATGCGCACCAAGGCCATTGGGGAGTCTGAG AACAAGAGAAAGCAGAACGAAATGCTGGTGGCGGCAGCGGCGGTGGGCGTGGCCACAGTGTTCGCAGCGCCCTTCAGCG GCGTCCTGTTCAGCATCGAGGTCATGTCCTCCCACTTCTCGGTCTGGGATTACTGGAGGGGCTTCTTCGCTGCCACCTGTGGGGCCTTCATGTTCCGCCTCCTGGCTGTCTTCAACAGCGAGCAGG agACCATCACCTCCCTCTACAAGACCAGTTTCCGGGTAGATGTCCCCTTTGACCTGCCAGAGATCTTCTTTTTTGTGGCGCTGGG gGCCATCTGTGGCATCCTGAGCTGTGCTTACCTCTTCTGTCAGCGAACGTTCCTCGGCTTTGTCAAGACCAATCGGGTCCTCTCCAAACTGCTGGCCACCAG CAAGCCTCTGTATTCGGCTCTGGCGGCCTTGGTTCTCGCCTCCATCACCTATCCCCCTGGCGTGGGCCGCTTCATGGCTTCTCGG CTGTCCATGAGGGAGCATCTGGACTCGCTGTTCGACAATAACTCGTGGGCGCTGATGACCCGGAACTCGTCCCCACCCTGGCCCTCGGAGCCCGACCCACAGAACCTATGGTTCGAATGGTACCACCCGCGGTTCACCATCTTTGGGACCCTCGCCTTCTTCCTGGTTATGAAG TTCTGGATGATAATTCTGGCCACCACAATCCCCATGCCCTCTGGGTACTTCATGCCCATATTTATCTTCG GAGCTGCCATCGGGCGCCTCATAGGGGAGGCCCTCTCTGTTGCCTTCCCAGAGGGCATCGTGGCTGGAGGGGTCACCAACCCCATCATGCCTGGGGGGTATGCCCTGGCAG GGGCTGCGGCTTTCTCAGGGGCTGTGACCCACACCATCTCCACAGCATTGCTGGCCTTCGAGCTGACTGGCCAGATCGTGCACGCACTACCTGTGCTGATGGCGGTGCTGGCGGCCAACGCCATCGCCCAGAGTTTCCAGCCCTCCTTCTATGACGGCACCATCATTGTCAAGAAACTGCCATACCTTCCGTGGATCCGGTGCCGAAAAATTAG CTCTCACCATGTAATTGTGGAGCACTTCATGAATCGTACCATCACCACGCTGGCCAAGGACACACCGCAGGAGGAGGTGGTCAAGGTCGTGACCGCCACAGACACTGCCGAGTACCCCCTGGTGGAGAGCACAG AGTCTCAGATACTGGTGGGCACCGTGCAAAGGGCACACCTGGTGCAGGCCCTCCAGGCTGAGCCATCCTCCTGGGTTCCAGGACACCAG caGTGTCTGCAGGACATCTTGGCTGGGGGCTGCCCCGTGGAGCCAGTGACCCTGAAGCTGTCCCCGGAGACCTCCCTGCACCAG GCACACAACCTCTTCGAGCTGTTGAAACTTCAGTCCCTCTTCGTGACGTCTCATGGCAGAGCTGTGGGCTTCGTGTCTTGGGTGGAG TTGAAGAAAGCAATTTCCAACCTGACAAACCCTCCGGCCCCAAAGTGA